Genomic DNA from Paenibacillus borealis:
TCTGGTTGGTCAACCAGAAGCCGACTTTGGCGTGCTCGATCCAGAGATTGGTGAGCGCCGAGTTGGTGGCAATGCCCTCCACTCCGGTTACACCGTAATAGTCATCGCGGATGATGTCGTTCGCACTGATCTTGAAATCGGTGAGCGTGACATTGCCGCCCTTCAGATAGATACCCGCGTAGTTACCGGAGAGCGTAGAATACCAGATGCCTGCGCCTTTCATGGAAACTCCGCTGTCCAGATACAGTCTTGTGCCTGTAGAGTCATAAGCGGCACCTCTGGTGCCGTTGTTGAGGGTGAAGGTGCCCGCCGGAATCCATACGCCCTTATAGGTTCCGCCGGAGTTCTTCACCGCAGTAATGGCACTGTTGATAGCTGTAGTATCATCCGCTCCGTCATTCGCTACTGCTCCATAGTTCGCAATCGATACATAGCCGGTTGGCATCGTTAATGCCGCCGGGATCGCTTCAGTTTCAATCAAGTCTACGGTTACACTTGCGGTAGAGCTGTAGTTCAGGTTAGAAGCATTCCGCTGCAGCCTGATAACGGTTCCTGCCGGATAAGACTTATCCAGCATGACTGAAACCTCGTCATACATATGGGCCGGGGTTGTGGAGACCGTATTCGGGTTGTTGGACCAGATAGTGCTTCCGCCCTCCGTGCCCCATTCCCCATAGTTCCAGCTATATTTGGAAGTGAGATTAACGTCCTTGAACAAGGTGCCGCCGATGTACATGCTGATTGCTGAATCAATCCCTGTGCCGGCAGCATTATCCGGAATGGAATAGCGCAACGTTACGCCTTGGGCTGGCTTCGCGAGTGTAATCTGCACATACTGCCCGGCAGATGTCAGTTTGACTGCTTTGCGGCCTGAAGCTTCGGAAGCCAGATTGCCCTGCACTGTGGATGACCCAATAAGCGCCCCGGTATAGGCGGCATTCTCAGCCTCGTAAGTGTCGTACGGCATAGTTGCGCCATATGAACCCGGAGAAGGCGTTGGCGTAGGCACCGGTGTCGGAGTTGGAGGCGGTGTTGCCGCCAGATTGATTTTATCCAGATTCACATTACCGGTGTCGGTGGTGTCGTATTTGTACATGATGGTATTGCTGCCCGCATTCAAAACCAGCGTATCCAGCTTAGTGGACCAGGTGTTCCAATCCGCTGTAGCCGCGAGTGAAGTCTGGCGGATCTTGGTTCCATTTACATAGATGCTTAAGGTCTGGGCTGCTGCCGAGCCATTGGCATATCGCACAGTTACGTCATAGCTCGCGGCACTTGGTGCGGTCACTGTGAATTTCACAGAGGCATTGCCCTTGTTGATATCGATGAAGCCGCCCACGAAGCCGCTGCCGCTATACCCGGCATGGTCAGCCGCTATTACTGCTCCGCCGGCCAGAGCAGCTGCCTCCGCTTCATAGGTTCCTGCTGGTGCCGCAGTTGGTGTCACGGTTGCTGTCGGCGATGCAGTTGGCGATGCTGTCGGTACCGGTGTCGGTGTCGCAGTTGGTGCTGGCGATGCTGTTGGGGTAGCTGTCGGCGCAACGGTTGGCGTTGCGGTAGGGACTGGTGATGCTGTTGGTGCCGCTCCCGATCCATAGACCTCGAATTCCGCCGCCTGCCCTGCCGATGCGCCCGAATTAGCAGTGAAGCTGACCCGTACATATCTTGCCGAAGCTGCGGCGAATGCAATACTGACCGTGTTGTTCGAGACCGGATTGAAGGTATAGGTCTGTGAAGCAGCAAGCGTATTGTAAGCCGTGTTATTCGTGCTTCCTGCAATGGACAACGTCTGCGTTCTGCTCCCCCAGGATGCCGGAAGCTTCAGAACTACTGCCCCCACATTCTGTGCGCTGCCAAGATCTACCGTCAATGTATTGGGGTAGGAGCCTGCCGCACCTTCGTAATAGCTTAAACTGTTGCCATCTACTGCACCCGCCGCAGGGAAGCCGGAGAAGGTATTATTGGCTGTAATGGATTGCCCGAGTGCCAGATTCGTGCCTAAGGCAGCATCTATACTGACATTATCCAGGTTCACATTGCCCGTATCCGCTGCATCAAATTTATAGCTTATCGTGTTGCCGCCGGAATTCAGTGATACGTTCTCTGTTTCCGTAGCCCACGTATTCCAGTCAGAGGTGGCCGGAAGTGAAATCTGTCTGAGCTTCGTGCCGTTAATATACAGGCTCAAGGTTTGAGGCGCACCTGAACCATTAGCATATCTTAGCAGGGTTGTATAGTTGCCCGACGAGGAAACGTTTACACTAAATTGAACGGATACATTGCCTCTATTGTTATCTGTGTATCCGCCGACGAAACCGGTTCCGGTATAGCCCGTGTGATCCGCAGCTGTAACTGCACCGCCGGTCAGCGTTGCCGCTTCTGCCTCATAGATCTGTGCCGCAGCAGATGCGACATTGACCAGCGGAACTGGAACCGCCAGTAAAGCCAGAATAAGCAAGTAAGCCGCGAGCTTGTGAAGCTTGAACCTTTTTAGCATGTAATTACCTCCATTGTAAAATGAACTTGCAACTGAGACAGAAGAGAAGTGGTTGCCTCACCTTCCATCGTTCACTCTATGATGTATGCGCTCCATTAAGACGTATGGGAGTAGCTGCAGAGGCAAGCAGGAGAAATTCAGGGCAATTGCACATCGGCCAAAAGAATCCGGAATCACCGAGGCATACGTCTAGTCCATTCCACACTAGCCCTCATACGTTATACAGAAGCCCGAGTGGTTATGTATAAACCTGACCGGCAGAAGGTGGGATAACGTGAATAAGTCGGATGCAAATAAGCACAGAAAGCTGAAGCTGCAGCAATTCAAACGAAAACGGATCAAGCTTCCGCTCTACAGCACTACAACCTACAAATACAAAAGATATCTGAAAAAAAGTAGGATGCTAAGAGGGAAACGAAGTGCTAAAGGAGATTCTGCCTCCCAAAACGCTAAGTGCCCGCCAAGCGTGACAGCCGCTTCACCGGGCGTAATGAGTATGATGGAACTCATGCAAAACATGGCTGCAATGGGGATGCAGGGAGCCACTGGCGCTGTAGGACTCATGGGCAGTATAGGCGTTATGGGCGCAACGGGCGCAATGGGCAGCATCGGACTTAGTGGCAGCATTGGAGCCATGGGCGCAACCGGGGCGACCGGCGCCATGGGCAGCATCGGGCTCATGGGCTCGATTGGAGCTATGGGCAGCATCGGGCTCATGGGCAATATTGGCGCCATGGGCGCAACCGGAGCGACGGGCGCGATGGGCAGCATCGGGCTCATGGGCAATATTGGCGCCATGGGCGCAACCGGAGCGACGGGCGCGATGGGCAGCATCGGGCTCATGGGGGCGACCGGAGCGACCGGTTCGATGGGCAGCATCGGGCTCATGGGCTCGATTGGCCTCATGGGGGCGACCGGAGCGACCGGTCCGATGGGCAGCATCGGGCTTATGGGCTCGATGGGCCTCATGGGCGTAACCGGAGCAACCGGGGCGACCGGAGCTACAGGGACAATGGGACTCATGGGCTCGATGGGACTTATGGGCTCGATGGGGGCTATGGGTGAGATGGGCCTCATGGGGGCTATGGGCTTAATGGGCTTGATGGGTGTAACCGGAGTGACCGGAGCTACTGGGGCTACTGGGGCGATGGGTCTTATGGGTTTACCGGGAGCTGCCGGGCCACCCGGGGCTACCGGTGCGACCGGTGCGACCGGTGCGACCGGTGCGACCGGGGCGATGGGCCTTATGGGCTTGCCGGGAAATGCCGGACCGCCCGGAGCTACTGGCGCTACCGGGGATACTGGTGCGGCCGGAGCCACTGGTGCGACCGGATCCACTGGTGCGACCGGACCGGCAGGTGCAACGGGTTCAACGGGTATAACGGGTGCAGGCTCAGGATTCATCGAGACGCTGAAAATCGGGGATCTCAACACCCAGATCCCATTTAATGCCGGGGGCGGCAACAATCAGGCCATCGGAGCGCTCGCATTCAGCGGATCACAAATAACGATTAACAGACTTGCAGCATATGTTACACAATTAGGCTCTACAGGTGTGTTCCAGATGGCTGTCCTGCAGCCCACCAGCTCTTCCCAGTCTACTGTTATTGGAGTAACCACAGTAGCAACCACTTTACAAGCTGGAATATTCATTCTGCCGCTGACGGCACCTCTGACGTTATCGGGGAATATTACGTATCAGCTTGCTGTCTACAACCAGGTTAACGGCTCCAACCTCGGAGGCCGGAGCACAGGCACCTCCGGGCTGGCAGCACCGCCGATCAATTTCAGATCACAGAACCTCACGGGATTTACAACAGGCCAGTCTATCAATACGAGCGATTCTATCCTACTGTCGCCTTGGCTGGCGGGACTCGCTTAATACTTCCTTGCCTGCGGTAAAATAAAACTGGGACTGTCCTATAAATCGGCAGTCCCCGTTTCTATATGCCGGTCAAGCGCCCCGGCTAATCCAGCTCCGCACGCGAGAATAGATCCCGGATCAATACGTCGTCCTCGCAAGCCCGCTTGAATGCGGAGGCGAAGGCTACGACCGCAGCTCCATCGGAGGAATACGCGCAGAACATACCGGCCTCCGGGTCAAACCGGATAATTCCGGCCAGTTCAGGCATCTGTTCCTCAAGGAACACCGCAGCCAGAGAGCCCCAGTCATATCCATTGCCTTCGAATCCCTCTTCTTCCCGCGCAGCAAACACTTCGGCCTTGTAGCTGCCCGCGTTCAGAATCACGGATTTCCCGCCATTATCCTGCTCTACTATAATAAAAGGCTTAACATCCACAGCTTCCGTGGCTTCCGCCTCTCTCAGCTTCTCAAGCAATTGTTCCTCTGCTATATCCGTGAACCGCAGCGCTCCCTCACTCTCCACGATCATTCCCTGCCGCAACCGTTCATCCAGCCAGTCGGAGATGAAGCCCGAGGCGTATCCGCCTGTGCTGAATTCTCCGCCGAACGCGATTATTTTCGAATAGTCCTCAAGATATTGGTCACGGCTGGTCTGCGGATAGGCGCTGGTGTACAGCCAGAACTCCAGATCATACATCAGGGTCGAGCGTTCGTCCGCATGAAGAGAGAAGTGGCCCTTCTCCTCAACAATGGCGGTGCAGATGCTGCGGATGATCCCCTCTATGTTATTCACTCCGGCAGCCTTATCGCACAGCTCCTGAAGCAGCGGAGAGAACTCTCCGGTGGCCACCTTCCGCAGATCGTCCTGCTTATCTTCCTCAGATGTATCATAGACCTCCTCGCTCACCAGACCGCGGATGAAGGCCTCATAATCCTTGGCCAGGAATGTGATCTCATAGTTGTTCTCCTGGTCCACATGAATAACCTCGGGTTCTCCCTCCGGGCCGCAGTAGCGGTAATCCAGCATCACCACATCGTGGCCTGCAGAAGGACAGTCCCCAATGACCACTCCAATATCCGGATACCCCCACTCCTCGATCATGAACGGGCTGCCCAGATCACCGCAGAGGGCGTAGCTTTTGTCCCGGCCGATACCGGCAATTCCCGAGATTGCGATATGATCTTCAGCCCAGGAGGTGGATTCCTCCACCGGGAAGCAGGTATTGCGGGGAATCCCGCCGTTCTGCTGCTTCATCATTGCGATGTAAGAGGACGGCAGCTTATAGCCCAGCTCCTGCTCCACAGAAGCAATCAAATCGTCATCGGGCGGCGCCGATACATACTCCTTCCGGGCATAGTCGCTGTCCTCCCAGAAATCCGAACAATATTCGATAAAAGCGCCAAGATCTCTTCCGCCCGCATCCCCCTGTGCAGTAGAGGCACGCAGAGCTGCGGCGCGCCTTGCCTGCTCCCGCTTCTCCCGGTGCGCGCCGCTCCGGCTCCACTTCAGCAGCATTACGGTATCCCCGTCTCCGGGCTCTAATTCATCAGCACGCTCAAACGCATGGATTGCCTGTTGATACTGCTTCAAATAGTAATAGGAATACCCTATGCGAAAATGCCACAGCGGATCATTCCCGCCATCCCCCGCAATACTGAGCAGCTGCTCCAATGCCTCCCCGTAATGTTCCAGGTTGTTGTAGGCTCTGGCCAACTGGCTAATAGTCTCATAATCTCTTTCATCCGGCGGAATCTCCTGAATGCGGTCCACAATCTGCTGATACTCATTTTCTTCATGCCAGCGTTTCAGCTGTGCCAGCAACTCCTCATCCATGCCTCTGCCTCCCCATTGTGACACTGCAAATAAGCCCGTACCCGATCGCTGCCGGACTGCTTGCAGTCAGTTAAATCGCTATTACCCATTCACCCTGAATGGACAGGTCTAAACATAGGTTTGGGATATACCCCAAATATATAAATGCGTATTTTCAAAAAAGAGGCCATCCCCCGCCAACATCCGGCAAGGAACAGCCTCTTCGTATTATCACTCTCAGTACACTTATCTGCTCCGCTGCCTGTCCGGTTACTGAATCGCTTGCAGATGCTCCTCGAGACGGTCCCAGGTTTCGGTAATTCCCTGCTCCATCCCCATATCCATGACCGTCTTGAGCGCTTCTGCGGAATCGTATTTCGACCGGCTTACCAGCTTCGTACGGCCACCATCGTAATCTTCGAAGAGCATCGTAACCAGCGTGGACGGCATGCCTTCGGTTTCATTACCTTCGGCATCCGAGAAGTAATCGGTATAGACAAAACTCTCACCGTCGGTGATCTCATGGTAGACCGCTTTGCCCCAGGATTCCATGCCGAAGAAATCGCCCTGCTTCTCATCCACACATTTCATACAGTAATGCCAGACGCCGCCCGGACGAAAATCAACGCTGCAGAAGGGAACAATCCAGCCGCGCGGGCCCCACCACTGCTTCAGATGCTCAGCCTCGGAGAATACTTTGAATACAAGCTCACGCGGTGCATCGAATACACGTTCAAGAACCAGTTCAAGACCTTCTACTCTCGAAATCATTTTGCTGGACATTGCTAATCCCTCCCGATAATCATGAATTGTCTTTGGATTGCAGCTTCTGGAGATAGTCATCCAGATTGTCGAAGCGTTCACTCCACAGCTTACGGTAGGCTTCCAGCCAAGTATCCAATGCCTCCAGCGGCTCTGTACGCAGCCTGTAATTCCGGCGGTTCGCCGCCGCCTCTACCTCAACCAGTCCGGCTTCCAGCAGTACGCGCAAATGCTTCGAAGCCTGAGGCTGCCGCAGCTCCAGACGCTCAGCAATATCGCCTACGCTCAGCGGCCCGTCCTTCAGAATCTCTACCATCCGCAGGCGGGTGGGCTCGGCAAGTGCGCTAAATGTCGTTGTGTCCATCATTCCGATGTTCCTTTAGTAAAGCTTGTATTATTTATTGGTGTTGTACACTTACAATATACCCGAAAAGGAATATTCTCGTCAAGGAATATTATAATTCATTCTGCTAAATCAGTTTTATTGATTCGTTGAATAGACCTTAGCACTCAGCTCTGCTGCAGATTCATAATCCTCCGCCGGCGCAATAATTTGCAGATTCTTACTCATACCGCCGCCCGCTTCCGGACCGGTGGGCTCGTAGAGAAGAATCTTAACACTGTCAAAGCTGCCTTTTTTCCAAATGGAGCCGAAAGCAAACCCGCTGGGCTTCCAATCATAATAGGTAATGTTTCCCCAGCCATTTCTTATCTCAGGATAGAACACGATATCGGACATCTCATACTTGCTGTAATCATATTTCTCAACTGTGATACGCCCATGGAACACCTGATTGCGGAATAAAGGCCGGTGAAGGCTGCCTTTAATATGTACCGTAGTTCTTTGCGCGGATGATGCGTCGCCGGTTCTGAATTCAACCGCCGGATAGCTGGTGTCAATCACTTTGGGGAAGCTATACATAGCGCAAAAAAGAATGCCTCCGATTAGCAGCAGTATGGTGAAAATCAGCACTTTCCTCTTCATACATAACTTCCCCCTCAGCTCTTCAATCCATACCGATACCGTAAGTTACGCCGGTTAAAGTCAGCTTATGACCCTATGAATCCCAGTGTCACAGTTGTACCTTGTCCCGGCGCGCTGTGGATGGAGATGGTGCCGCCATAACGCTCCATGATTGCCTTGGCAATGGCCAGTCCCAGGCCCGATCCCCCCTGCGAGCGGTTGCGTGAAGCCTCCGTACGGTAGAAGCGCTCGAAGATATGCGGCAGCTGCTCAGCGGATATTCCGATTCCAGTATCGGCTACGGTCAGGATCACCTTACCGTCATCCGAACGGGAATGCCCGATCGTTACCGCTCCGCCTTCAGGCGTATACTTCAGTGCATTCTCTACGATGTTGCGGAGCACCTGATAGCAGGCGCTGCCAGGCATCCGGATGGGCAGCGCCTGTTCACCGGAGCCGCCGTCATAAACAAGCTCCACTCCCGGATTGACATGAATAGTCTGAGGCAGCAGTTCGTTCAGCACAGACTTCAGATTGCAGGCTTCTTCTCCGCCCTCCTGGGCCAGCGCCTCTGCCTCTGCTTCCGCAAGCAGAAGCAGCTGGGAGATCAGCTGCTTCATCCTCCGCGTCTCATCCATCATGAACGCCAGCGACTCATCCAGCACCTCAGGTGACTGCTTGCCCCAGCGCTGGATCATATGCGTGTGGCCTTCAATAATGGCCAGCGGTGTCTTGAGCTCATGGGAGGCATCGGCAATGAAGCGGCGCTGCTGGTCGAAGGAAACCTCCAGCTTATGAAGGAATCCGTTGAAGGTCTCTCCCAACTGCTGCAGCTCATCCTGGGCGGCAGGGACATGCAGCCGCCGGGACAAGCTGTTCGTTCCGATGCTGCGCACCTCGCCAATCATGCTGCGGATCGGCTTCAGCGCCGAACGGGAGACGATTCCCCCTGCAAGCACAGCCATTCCGGCAGCCAGCAGCAGCCCCAGCAGCAGCAGTCTGCCCACCTCCTTCTCGGCGGTGGCGCTGCGTGATTGCCCGCTGTCCGTAAGCTGCAGCCGGACAAGGCCATATACGGGCAAGGACAGCTCCTTCTCTGCGCTGTAGACATCAGAGCCGGGCGCCGGTTCGCCTTCGCCCGCTTCTGCGAGCACACGCCCGCGTGCATCCAGCATTTGCAGAACCTGGCCTTTATCCAGCTCAGGGGCAAACACTGAGAAATCCGGCTTCAAAAAAGCAGCTGCACCGCTTCCTTTGCCCAAACCAGGCTGAAGCAGGGACGGCAGGAATTCCACCTCACCGACCCGCAGCTCAAACTGTCTAAGCTTGGCATCCAGCAGCCGGGTCTCCTGGCTGTCGGTCCAATGTTTGAAGGTAATATAGACAAATCCGCTGACTACCGCCGCAACGGCCAAGGCAGTGAGCGCAATCGAAGCACTGACTTTACGGGAGAACGTCCATGGCTTCATTCGCTCACCTCAGTCTCTCAGAATATAGCCGCTGCCACGGACCGTATGGATCAGCTTTTCGCAGTAGCCTTCATCCACCTTCATGCGCACATACCGGATATAGACATCCACCACATTCGTCTCCCCTTCATACGAGTAGCCCCAGACCAGGTTCAGCAGTGCCTCACGGTTCATCAGCCGGTTCTTATGGACCAGCAGGCAGTGCAGCAGCTCGAATTCACGCTGTGAGCATTCAATCTCGCGCCCGGCGCGGCTGACCCGGTGCGCAGCCCTGTCCAGTATCAAATCCTTAGCGTGCAGGACTTCATCCCCGGCTTCTGCGGCATGCAGCCTGCGCTGCAGGGAACGCATGCGGGCCAGCAGCTCTTCGATGGCGAAGGGCTTCGGCACATAATCATCCGCCCCGGTGTCCAGTCCCCGGACCCGGTCACTCACCGTATCTCTGGCAGTCAGCATAATTATCGGGGTCTGCTTGACCGCCCGTACCCGCTTGCATACTTCAATTCCGCTCATGCCCGGCAGATTCAAATCAAGCAGAATGATGTCAAAATGCTCCCCCAGCGCTTGCTCGGCACCCGTAAGGCCATCGCACGCAACCGTAATGTCATAACCTTCATAGGACAGCTCCAGCTCCAGCAGGCGGATCATGGCAGGCTCATCCTCAATCACCAATACGCGTTCCTTCAACCTCTCGTCCACCTCTTCACAAGATCAGTTCTGCATTAGCGATAACCCGGCCATAGATTTGGCACGGATCTGATACGTACCTGCGCCCAGCTTCCCGCTGGCCCGGTGATTCTTCACTGTCAGCGGGAAGTCCGTTTCGATCTCTTCAAAAGCGGATTCCGCATCGACCACGACTCCCGCATTCCCCGGCCAGGCCAGCTCTACGTTCCCTACCGCTGTAGTTACCTTCCAGTCTCCGCCGACCTTCCGGCTCTTCACATGAATGTTCCCGGCTACGGTAACCGCTTCTACAGCAGCGAGCGCATCCTTCACCGACAAATTTCCGTTTGTGGCCTTCAGGGTCAAGGCTCCCGCAATCTGCTCTGCCTTCACGTTGCCGTTGGTAAGTGTGACCTCTACGCGGTCCTTCGCTTCAGAGACCTGCACATTGCCATTCACCGTATGTAATTTGAGCGCATTGCCTATGCCGGAAGCAGATATATTTCCGTTCACAGCCGCTAACTCAATTCTACCTGTACTAGAAACTTTTGACAAAGAAAGATTGCCGTTCTCCGTCTCTGCCTGAAGCCCGGCCTTCATGCCCTGCGGCAGTGTAACCGTCAGCTCAAGGCTTGGATATCGCCAATTGCCATAAGACTCGCTGTAGGTTCTAATCTCCAGATCAGCCCCTTTGCTTACCTTCATCCCCGCCTTGTCTGCTACGGCCTTCGCCTCATCCGCGGTTGCCTGATGGACGGTCACGGTCATATGGACCTCAATCTCCTTGACATTGCCCTGCTTAATTTCGATGGTTCCGTTCGTGTTGGCAATAGAGACACTTTGCGTGCCGGCCGGCAAGCTGACGCGGGTAATGCCTTTGTCAAAAGAATATCCCGCCCCCGTCTTCTTCCCCGCTGTCTGCAGAGAGACTGCAGCCGCCGGAGCTGACACCGAAGCCTGTGCTGGCGCAGATTCAAAGTCCGCCTCGGACAACGGCCGCGCACCGGCAGTCCCTTCATTTGCTATGCCTGTGTACACTAATACCGCCGCCAGTGAAGCGCTTGTGATTGCCTGTTTCCACGTCATTCTCATAATCTCTCTCCTCCAGTTCATGTGATTACCCTTAGGGTAAACCATCCTTGATGAGAAAGACTTTGCAGGGAGATTAGAGTTTGATGAGAAAAAAACAGCCGGGAACCCTCCCGGCTGTTCTTCGAAATACATTAGGTTCCCGCCAATATCGGCATTGCGGAATTCAGCTGCTACCCCTGCTTAATCGGCGCTGCCAGAATGATCTGTCCCCGCGGGGCATCTCCCCCGTCATCCGGCTCCAGCGTAATTGCCACGGTATCGTAGGCCTTCGGATCAAACGAATAATACAGTGCCCCGTTTCCGTCCTGTGAGATGAAGGTGCCCGCATTCTGCGGCGTATCCCCTTTGATCAGCCATACCTGATAGACCTCTGTGCCTGTAAGCTCCGGCAGATCCTCTGCCTGGATTACGAGGTGGGTCCCGGATGTGTCAGTGACAATGGTCGCTACACCCTTGGCCGAAACAGCCTCTCCCGCCGGGCTAAGCGCCACCGTCTCATTCACCTTAAGCCCCTGCAGGGGCCCGGTGCCGGAGGCAATCTGCCGCTGCAGCTGGTCTACATCCCCGCGCAGCTGGCCGGTATAGACAATCAGCAGCAGCACGGCCACAGCCAGCCCGAGGCTTAAGTAACCCCAGAAGCGGGTTTTTCTAGGCTTAGGAATTCTCGCCTTGGGCAGGCCCTGTTCTATAGGTGCCACCTTAACGGACTCGCGCTCAATGGTGCGTTCTGCCGCAGGCTGAATATAAGGGCTGGCCTTCGGCGGAGCAGCCGGTGTACTCAACTTTTCCGACTCTAATACCCGTGATAATATGCGTTCCTTCATTCCGGAAGGCGGCTCTGCAGGCTCTGAAGCGAGAGGAAGATGGTCCAGTACCTGCCGGTATTCACTTACCAGCTCCCTGCATTCACTGCAGGCTTCTGCATGGGCAGCGAACTGCGCTGTCTCTTCTGCCGTCAGTGCGCCCAGAACATATAATTCGGCCAGTTCACAGAGATCATCCTTATGTTCACTCATGCGCATGATCCCTCCTTCCCCAGTGCCGTAATGATTTGTGCAGCTGCTTCATTGCCAATCGGACCCTTCCTTTGACCGTCCCCAGCGGAATTGCCGCAAGGTTCGCTACTTCCTGCTGGGTATAGCCCTGATAATAAATCATATCCATCACCTGCTGCTGATCCCGACTGAGCCCCAGCAGCGCGTCCCGGATCTGTTCCCCGGCCATCTGCAGCTCAACGAGATCCTCGGTGAGCGCTGTATGGTCCTGAATCATATCCAGATTCCCGGAGTCTGCGGAGTGCTGCGGCAGCCTGGAGCTGCGTTTGCGGAGATGATCAATCGCCAGGTTGCGGGTAACCGCGAACATCCAGGTGAGCAGCTTGCCCCTGCCGAAATCAATCTGATCCGCATTCTTCCATACCCTCAGGAACAGTTCCTGCATTACTTCTTCGGCGGCCATCGAATCCTTCACGATCTGGTAAGCAAAACTATAGATTACCCGTTCATATCGGTCATAGAGCAGTTCGAGGGCATTCGAGTCTTTCTGTGCAATAAGCAGAATTAACTGCTTATCGTCAGCTGTGTCATTCAATTGCCATCCCCCATTCAACAAAAATTCAGGACCCCGGCGCTCCAGCGCTGGACTTCCTGCGTTTCACTGAGTATAACCGCTTTGCACAAGCGGCTCAACTTTGAATGAAAGATCATGCACTCCGGAATTGAAGCCGGCCCGGCTTCCATATATGATAGCTATATCATATCCGCAAAGGGAGGATTCATTTCCGTGGCCGTACTTATTAATGAACAGATCAAAGCCGCCGAGGTCGAGCTCACCGGGCTGAAGGGCCAGAAGCTCGGCACCGTATCCAGAAACGAAGCACTGGCTATGGCCAGATCCGCAGGAGCCGATCTGGTCTGCACCTCGCTGATGAGCAGCCCGCCGCCCTGCAGCCTGGTCGCCAAGGGCAAAGGCAAAGCAGCTGCGCAAGCGGCCCGCAAGGGTGATACCAGCCGCCCGCAAAGCGGCGGAGGCGGCAATGAGAAGGTGAAGGAGCTGCGCTTCACCGCCCATATTGAAGAGCATGACTACGACACGAAGGTGCGCCAGGCGGACAAGCATCTGCGCTCCGGCAAGCCGGTGCAGCTGGTCGTGAAGTCCTCCGGTGCGAAGGAAGCGGCGGCCGCGAAGGCAGTCCTGGAGCGGCTGCTGGCAGATCTGAAGGAGGCCGGAAGCAAAACCACCGGAATTCAGACCAGCGGCAAAGGCGCACAGGTGCGGGTAAATCCGCGTACGTAATATTGCTTTGAAGCAAGTGGAAAAAGGTATCTTAATTTACCTATTTCTGAGGGATGGACCGAAGCAAGTGGAAAAACAACATCTACTATTGTTAGGTTTAGCTACTTTGGGTGAAAAGTGAGGATTTAAGTGCTGTTTTTCCAACTGTTATTTGAGCAGGGTTCTATCGTTCATCAGCAAGTGG
This window encodes:
- a CDS encoding discoidin domain-containing protein, encoding MLKRFKLHKLAAYLLILALLAVPVPLVNVASAAAQIYEAEAATLTGGAVTAADHTGYTGTGFVGGYTDNNRGNVSVQFSVNVSSSGNYTTLLRYANGSGAPQTLSLYINGTKLRQISLPATSDWNTWATETENVSLNSGGNTISYKFDAADTGNVNLDNVSIDAALGTNLALGQSITANNTFSGFPAAGAVDGNSLSYYEGAAGSYPNTLTVDLGSAQNVGAVVLKLPASWGSRTQTLSIAGSTNNTAYNTLAASQTYTFNPVSNNTVSIAFAAASARYVRVSFTANSGASAGQAAEFEVYGSGAAPTASPVPTATPTVAPTATPTASPAPTATPTPVPTASPTASPTATVTPTAAPAGTYEAEAAALAGGAVIAADHAGYSGSGFVGGFIDINKGNASVKFTVTAPSAASYDVTVRYANGSAAAQTLSIYVNGTKIRQTSLAATADWNTWSTKLDTLVLNAGSNTIMYKYDTTDTGNVNLDKINLAATPPPTPTPVPTPTPSPGSYGATMPYDTYEAENAAYTGALIGSSTVQGNLASEASGRKAVKLTSAGQYVQITLAKPAQGVTLRYSIPDNAAGTGIDSAISMYIGGTLFKDVNLTSKYSWNYGEWGTEGGSTIWSNNPNTVSTTPAHMYDEVSVMLDKSYPAGTVIRLQRNASNLNYSSTASVTVDLIETEAIPAALTMPTGYVSIANYGAVANDGADDTTAINSAITAVKNSGGTYKGVWIPAGTFTLNNGTRGAAYDSTGTRLYLDSGVSMKGAGIWYSTLSGNYAGIYLKGGNVTLTDFKISANDIIRDDYYGVTGVEGIATNSALTNLWIEHAKVGFWLTNQTTGAAISNSRVRNVWADGVNLHRGTSNTIVTNNSIRNSGDDGMAMWSDTYLDTNNTFSYNTVQIPTLANNIAIYGGKDNKVIGNLLTDTVRTGGGISFGTNFNPPSMTGTLTIQNNMLLRTGSAHRDYGYQIGAIWAYWLNNSGKAQNLNVTVSGNTIQDSTYSGIFIEEPAPNISVTYASNNIINAGTYGVYIQGSATGASVFNSNTITGAPSGKFLNTSSGFTVSGAGNNW
- a CDS encoding exosporium protein, translated to MAAMGMQGATGAVGLMGSIGVMGATGAMGSIGLSGSIGAMGATGATGAMGSIGLMGSIGAMGSIGLMGNIGAMGATGATGAMGSIGLMGNIGAMGATGATGAMGSIGLMGATGATGSMGSIGLMGSIGLMGATGATGPMGSIGLMGSMGLMGVTGATGATGATGTMGLMGSMGLMGSMGAMGEMGLMGAMGLMGLMGVTGVTGATGATGAMGLMGLPGAAGPPGATGATGATGATGATGAMGLMGLPGNAGPPGATGATGDTGAAGATGATGSTGATGPAGATGSTGITGAGSGFIETLKIGDLNTQIPFNAGGGNNQAIGALAFSGSQITINRLAAYVTQLGSTGVFQMAVLQPTSSSQSTVIGVTTVATTLQAGIFILPLTAPLTLSGNITYQLAVYNQVNGSNLGGRSTGTSGLAAPPINFRSQNLTGFTTGQSINTSDSILLSPWLAGLA
- a CDS encoding Imm51 family immunity protein; its protein translation is MDEELLAQLKRWHEENEYQQIVDRIQEIPPDERDYETISQLARAYNNLEHYGEALEQLLSIAGDGGNDPLWHFRIGYSYYYLKQYQQAIHAFERADELEPGDGDTVMLLKWSRSGAHREKREQARRAAALRASTAQGDAGGRDLGAFIEYCSDFWEDSDYARKEYVSAPPDDDLIASVEQELGYKLPSSYIAMMKQQNGGIPRNTCFPVEESTSWAEDHIAISGIAGIGRDKSYALCGDLGSPFMIEEWGYPDIGVVIGDCPSAGHDVVMLDYRYCGPEGEPEVIHVDQENNYEITFLAKDYEAFIRGLVSEEVYDTSEEDKQDDLRKVATGEFSPLLQELCDKAAGVNNIEGIIRSICTAIVEEKGHFSLHADERSTLMYDLEFWLYTSAYPQTSRDQYLEDYSKIIAFGGEFSTGGYASGFISDWLDERLRQGMIVESEGALRFTDIAEEQLLEKLREAEATEAVDVKPFIIVEQDNGGKSVILNAGSYKAEVFAAREEEGFEGNGYDWGSLAAVFLEEQMPELAGIIRFDPEAGMFCAYSSDGAAVVAFASAFKRACEDDVLIRDLFSRAELD
- a CDS encoding SRPBCC domain-containing protein, with translation MSSKMISRVEGLELVLERVFDAPRELVFKVFSEAEHLKQWWGPRGWIVPFCSVDFRPGGVWHYCMKCVDEKQGDFFGMESWGKAVYHEITDGESFVYTDYFSDAEGNETEGMPSTLVTMLFEDYDGGRTKLVSRSKYDSAEALKTVMDMGMEQGITETWDRLEEHLQAIQ